A genomic region of Fusarium falciforme chromosome 4, complete sequence contains the following coding sequences:
- a CDS encoding U3 small nucleolar RNA-associated protein 22 encodes MESSSKRRKLDHSGSGLRHDGLIDFEARSSARVSTTSTFVLQTDELLKEAKLDYAKALKGVDAHLHRLKEVIDSAPPHDAVPIAEATASFEKKHRVVVPYPEPRPAKDAPYKLSFAKPAQYNVVGSYVAKTMIKTQAQFGIDMVIQMPKAMFQEKDYTSMRYFYRRAYYIAYVAAHVKKELGTEMDLGFELLNENPLLPVLTLRPKPEEEEEPKESKGKASKKKAKAPKSPYVIRVIPCAPDGLFPKSKLLPASNNNKSGEIDDKKTQLSTPFYNSTLKAEETFISYLRVLTHAKNECPAFPDACVLGRIWLQQRGFGSSVSQGGFGHFEWSVMIALLLQMGGRNGQAALSTSLSSTELFKAAVQFLSTTDFNKKAFVFGSSKISPDTVKESGPVMYDPVRELNVLSKMSPWSASLLQMHAKSTTDLLADEAADKFEPTFIVKSDAPLQTFDAIFEIKAQDISTASKSPDRRGPAWDFSLEAHKILKKAYGTRAQLVHFQLPSRKGWSLNSFHPSDSDKVLFGVMFEFAQMSRQMEHGPPAEEQKEAARFRQFWGEKAELRRFKDGSILECIEWTSKVPFQICEEITAHILKRYLKIVKEEITPFGAGFSNVITLSHMDKEAFDAARRAFQTLEHDIRNLEDLPLQIRQLSPVSPAARYASIDAPMPGFHQGTIEPIDVNLYFEASSRWPENLIAIQEAKIEFLLDFDRRLTAAKDNITTYLGRENQEIGIENLAYLDIVYDSGASFRLRIHCDLEETLLERQIKNKTLDQHVREESEAAFARFNWLFTTLPIHTQTISTFCTRLHSLSQTIRLVKHWFNCHKLSGHISEELIELFVLHVFLQPYPWRAPSSVSTGFLRTLTFLSRWDWRDEPLIVDSAEELTNDDRSTIHKELETWRKRDPNMNHTVMIVATSNDPSGLAYTRNGPSKLIASRMTRLAKAACKLVKDEGYHLDVSQLFDTSLEDYDVLLHLSRKAIRSILREAASDPSARRHSQFKNLDDRTGRAPLPIRAHPVDVLIQELQRAYEDTLVFFRGTNNGEDDDAVIGAIWNPKLQQQKFRVGLPYNFNKVAGEDDDVVEVNRKAVLLEIARLGGEVIKKIEEVE; translated from the exons atggaGTCTAGTTCGAAACGGCGTAAGCTCGATCATTCCGGCTCCGGTCTGAGACACGATGGTctcatcgactttgaggcCAGGAGCTCGGCGCGAGTCTCAACTACCAGCACCTTCGTCCTCCAAACCgatgagcttctcaaggaagCAAAACTCGACTATGCCAAGGCATTGAAGGGTGTTGATGCGCATCTGCATCGCTTGAAGGAGGTTATCGACTCTGCACCTCCTCACGATGCTGTGCCT ATTGCTGAAGCTACAGCCAGCTTCGAGAAGAAACACCGCGTCGTCGTTCCCTATCCCGAGCCGAGACCCGCCAAGGATGCGCCTTACAAGCTATCATTTGCCAAACCGGCTCAGTACAATGTCGTCGGCAGCTACGTCGCAAAGACCATGATCAAGACCCAGGCCCAATTCGGCATCGACATGGTCATCCAGATGCCCAAGGCCATGTTCCAGGAAAAGGACTACACAAGCATGCGATACTTTTACCGCCGAGCCTACTACATTGCCTATGTCGCTGCGCACGTCAAGAAAGAGTTGGGTACAGAGATGGACCTTGGTTTTGAACTTCTCAATGAGAATCCTCTCCTGCCCGTGCTCACTCTCCGACCCAAgcccgaggaagaggaggagcccAAGGAATCAAAGGGCAAGGCTTCTAAGAAAAAGGCAAAGGCACCAAAGTCACCCTATGTCATTCGAGTTATTCCTTGCGCCCCTGATGGACTCTTCCCCAAGTCAAAGCTCCTCCCGGCCTCGAACAACAACAAGAGCGGCGAAATCGACGACAAGAAGACCCAATTGAGCACCCCCTTCTACAACTCTACCCTCAAGGCAGAGGAGACATTCATCTCATACCTGCGAGTTCTCACACACGCCAAGAACGAGTGCCCAGCGTTCCCTGATGCCTGTGTCCTCGGCAGGATCTGGCTGCAGCAAAGAGGTTTTGGAAGCTCCGTATCTCAGGGTGGCTTTGGACATTTTGAGTGGTCGGTAATGATCGCTCTCTTGCTTCAAATGGGCGGGCGAAACGGTCAAGCAGCACTGTCGACGTCGTTGAGCAGCACCGAGTTGTTCAAGGCTGCTGTTCAGTTCCTTTCAACCACCGACTTCAACAAGAAGGCCTTTGTTTTTGGATCTTCCAAGATAAGCCCCGATACTGTCAAAGAGTCTGGCCCGGTCATGTACGACCCGGTACGAGAGCTTAATGTTCTGTCCAAGATGAGCCCCTGGTCAGCAAGTCTTTTGCAGATGCACGCCAAGTCGACCACCGATCTTCTCGCCGACGAAGCTGCCGACAAGTTTGAGCCGACATTTATTGTCAAGTCGGATGCACCTCTACAGACCTTTGACGCCATATTCGAGATCAAGGCTCAGGATATTTCCACGGCCTCCAAGTCCCCTGACCGAAGAGGGCCTGCCTGGGATTTCAGCCTGGAGGCGCACAAGATTCTCAAGAAGGCCTATGGCACTCGGGCCCAGCTCGTGCATTTCCAGCTGCCCTCGAGAAAGGGCTGGTCACTGAACTCCTTCCACCCTTCAGATTCGGACAAGGTCCTTTTTGGGGTCATGTTTGAATTTGCTCAGATGTCTCGCCAAATGGAGCATGGTCCTCCCGCAGAGGAGCAAAAGGAAGCTGCGCGATTCCGGCAATTCTGGGGTGAGAAGGCTGAGCTGCGCAGGTTCAAAGATGGAAGTATCCTTGAGTGTATTGAATGGACAAGCAAGGTTCCTTTTCAGATTTGTGAGGAGATTACTGCCCATATCTTGAAGCGATACCTCAAGATTGTCAAGGAAGAGATTACTCCCTTTGGCGCCGGCTTCTCCAACGTCATAACCTTGTCTCACATGGATAAGGAGGCATTTGATGCTGCTCGACGGGCGTTCCAGACCCTCGAGCACGATATCCGGAATCTAGAGGACCTGCCACTGCAGATTCGGCAGCTTTCACCAGTTTCGCCAGCCGCCCGCTATGCCTCGATCGACGCCCCGATGCCTGGGTTCCACCAGGGAACTATTGAGCCTATCGATGTGAACCTCTATTTCGAGGCCTCAAGCCGATGGCCAGAGAACCTCATCGCGATCCAGGAGGCTAAGATTGAGTTCCTTCTAGACTTTGACAGGCGACTCACTGCTGCCAAAGACAACATTACGACCTATCTCGGTAGAGAGAACCAGGAGATCGGCATTGAAAACCTGGCTTACCTCGATATCGTGTATGACTCTGGCGCATCCTTCCGGCTGAGAATTCACTGCGACCTGGAGGAGACCCTGTTGGAGCGCcagatcaagaacaagactcTGGACCAGCATGTTCGCGAAGAGTCAGAAGCTGCTTTCGCCAGGTTTAACTGGCTTTTCACAACCCTGCCTATTCATACGCAAACCATCTCGACTTTCTGCACAAGACTTCACTCTCTATCGCAGACCATTCGCTTGGTTAAGCACTGGTTCAACTGCCACAAGCTTTCGGGTCACATCAGTGAGGAGCTTATTGAACTCTTTGTTCTGCACGTCTTCCTCCAGCCTTACCCCTGGCGGGCACCCTCAAGTGTTTCGACTGGCTTCCTACGAACTCTGACCTTCCTCTCCCGCTGGGACTGGCGTGATGAGCCCTTGATTGTCGACTCGGCTGAGGAGCTGACCAACGATGATCGTTCCACGATTCACAAAGAGCTTGAAACATGGCGGAAGCGAGACCCTAACATGAACCACACCGTCATGATCGTCGCCACCTCCAATGATCCTTCTGGCCTTGCGTACACTCGCAACGGCccctccaagctcatcgcCTCGCGCATGACACGCCTTGCCAAGGCTGCTTGCAAACTTGTTAAGGATGAGGGATACCATCTTGATGTCTCTCAGCTCTTTGACACCTCCCTTGAGGACTATGATGTTCTCTTACACCTCTCCCGCAAGGCCATTCGCTCCATTCTCCGGGAAGCTGCTTCTGACCCATCTGCCCGCCGCCACTCCCAATTCAAGAACCTCGATGATCGCACGGGTCGCGCACCTCTACCTATCCGAGCTCATCCCGTCGATGTTCTCATACAGGAGCTACAGCGTGCGTACGAGGACACACTCGTGTTCTTCCGGGGGACGAAcaatggcgaggatgacgacgctGTCATTGGCGCCATCTGGAACCCGAAGCTGCAACAGCAAAAGTTCCGCGTTGGTCTGCCATACAACTTTAACAAGGTTGCCggtgaggatgacgacgttGTCGAGGTAAACCGCAAGGCGGTGCTATTGGAGATTGCGAGATTGGGTGGCGAAGTGATCAAGAAgatcgaggaggttgagtaG
- a CDS encoding 18S rRNA aminocarboxypropyltransferase, protein MVRHKKDFNPKGKKGGHGPPRPRAPRNNDGDGPSSRPAFKAACWDLGHCDPKRCSGKKLMKLGMMRDLHLGQRHNGVIITPNGKHVVSPADRELMDQYGAAVVECSWARTKEVQWNKVGGKCERLLPYLVAANTVNYGKPWRLNCVEALAAAFYICGHADWAEQILEPFSYGPSFLEINSSLLKRYAACTDEASVKKTEEEWMEQLEREYTESREEGNDDIWATGNTNRRRMDPSDDDEEEDDDDEEGSDKDDEDSIDGIYLGEKPQKPSAQEEEEEEEKDRYAISDDSDDEDAMAEIRRKVLASKTFTNPNQDDDKKPATIPNPHQQQQQFKPATDVQPDSDNGDSDEDEDDEFDNIIEATPVTDRIGLAKLEKERSQATVTTRTFSSNAVGAPYRR, encoded by the coding sequence ATGGTCCGTCACAAGAAAGACTTCAACCCCAAGGGAAAGAAGGGAGGTCATGGTCCCCCGCGCCCTCGAGCACCCCGCAACAATGACGGAGATGGTCCTTCGTCACGTCCAGCCTTCAAGGCCGCCTGCTGGGACCTCGGCCACTGCGACCCCAAGCGCTGCTCCGGAAAGAAGCTCATGAAGCTCGGCATGATGCGCGACCTCCACCTCGGCCAGCGCCACAAcggcgtcatcatcacccccAACGGCAAGCACGTCGTCTCCCCCGCCGACCGCGAGCTCATGGACCAATATGGCGCTGCAGTTGTCGAGTGCTCTTGGGCGAGGACGAAGGAGGTTCAGTGGAACAAGGTTGGAGGAAAGTGTGAGCGCTTGCTGCCTTATCTCGTCGCTGCGAACACCGTCAACTACGGCAAGCCCTGGCGGTTGAACTGTGTCGAGGCTCTCGCGGCAGCTTTTTATATCTGTGGACACGCGGACTGGGCGGAGCAGATTCTAGAGCCTTTTTCGTACGGACCGTCATTCCTCGAAATCAACTCCAGCCTGCTCAAGCGCTATGCCGCATGTACCGACGAGGCCAGTGTGAAGAAGACTGAGGAGGAGTGGATGGAGCAGCTGGAGAGGGAATACACCGAGAGCAGGGAAGAGGGTAACGATGATATTTGGGCCACCGGAAACACTAACCGAAGACGCATGGATCcttccgacgacgacgaggaagaggatgatgatgatgaagaaggctccgacaaggacgacgaggatagCATAGATGGCATATACCTGGGCGAGAAACCACAGAAGCCGAGCGcacaagaagaggaagaggaggaagaaaaggaccGTTATGCAATATCCGACGACTCGGATGACGAAGACGCAATGGCCGAGATCCGTCGCAAGGTCCTCGCCTCAAAGACCTTTACAAACCCCAaccaagacgacgacaagaagccCGCCACCATCCCGAACCctcatcaacagcagcaacagttCAAGCCTGCCACGGATGTGCAGCCAGACTCGGACAATGGCGacagcgacgaggatgaggatgacgagtTTGACAACATCATTGAGGCTACTCCCGTGACGGACCGTATCGGCTTGgcgaagctggagaaggagcgTTCACAGGCCACGGTCACTACGAGGACCTTTTCCTCGAATGCTGTCGGGGCGCCGTATAGACGGTGA
- a CDS encoding Tr-type G domain-containing protein → MLRARALQGRGNSFVCAYCRLKLSPREAQLRDRHVSTSIIPAGAPGLLPCHSTQSLGVRALSTSSPLHRPDDKGSPPKPGAFPGSGFPGGFGAGVGSFGSFGVAKSTPDTAKPTSLLPHELEARSKMGLTPKKPAPVAKIPDPPQTALASQEHDSKKKKKKNKKQKRQNKAEDRAENRAALSSALAEAFKTDRTPAPVATPKAWSSNEPEKPAAPATPAAPAWGAFSSRKIDTRLPTREPQSQAKPVEKQLPKAPVTPERPTGEAAWGEMKRAARTTSDSTEEKGGDFWDALETRVSGFRGKPSTASKSSSQQASPDAVQDFWSQDLQTPQEQQPRRKSRFEVEDEVDDRRGKKGKRPKNVRQQQDDDDDWDEDSIRRWELRQRKKAEKDAKKRLEEEANNAPVPIFLPEYISVANLAQALQIRNADFLHDLETMGFEELTNDTIMTGDTAALVAQEYGFDPTVDTGSQRDLRPRPAAEDPSSLPSRPPVVTIMGHVDHGKTTLLDWLRKSSIAAQEHGGITQHIGAFVVQMSSGKQITFLDTPGHAAFLSMRQRGANVTDIVVLVVAADDSVMPQTIEALKHATAAKVPIIVAINKIDKEDARVEQVKLDLSRNGVELEEFGGDVQVVPVSGKTGKGMEDLEENIVTLSEILDVRAETDGMAEGWILESSVKQTGKVASVLVKRGTLRLGDYIVAGKTWAKVRGLRNEAGVEIPEAPPGTPVQVLGWRDLPEAGEQVIQAPDEGKAKTAVEYRQEMAEREESSQQLAEQEHRQREKAAAEEAAAAAEAEGIEAEPSESEPGIIFQNFIVKADVAGSVEAVCGTVQELGSNEVQSKILRSSVGLISEYDVDHAAASKSIIINFNNTILPHIRHRADEAGVRIIDHSVIYHVVDDVKAALSDLLPYKISHKVLGEADVLQLFTINIKKRVQKTIAGCKIRNGSIKRTSMVKVIRAGEVVYEGKIDTLKHVKKDVMEMGKGTECGIGFEDFQDLEIDDQIQTYEVLKEKRTL, encoded by the exons ATGTTAAGAGCCCGTGCCTTGCAG GGACGCGGTAATTCCTTCGTTTGCGCCTACTGCCGTCTCAAGCTTTCGCCGAGGGAAGCACAGCTTAGAGATCGCCATGTATCAACTTCTATAATACCAGCCGGGGCACCGGGGCTATTACCATGCCATTCTACGCAGTCTCTGGGCGTGCGAGCCCTCTCAACGAGCTCCCCGCTTCATCGGCCGGACGATAAAGGATCCCCTCCCAAGCCGGGAGCCTTCCCGGGCAGTGGTTTTCCTGGAGGATTCGGGGCTGGGGTAGGGTCTTTTGGCTCTTTTGGAGTCGCCAAATCAACACCAGACACTGCCAAACCCACCTCGCTTCTCCCCCATGAGCTCGAGGCTCGTAGCAAGATGGGACTCACCCCCAAGAAGCCGGCTCCCGTCGCAAAGATCCCTGATCCTCCCCAGACAGCCTTGGCAAGCCAGGAGCATgacagcaagaagaagaagaagaagaacaagaagcagaagcgccAAAACAAAGCTGAAGACAGGGCAGAGAATAGGGCTGCCCTTTCGTCGGCTCTTGCAGAGGCTTTCAAGACGGACCGTACCCCCGCTCCAGTGGCGACGCCCAAGGCTTGGTCCAGCAACGAGCCTGAAAAACCAGCTGCTCCAGCTACGCCTGCAGCCCCTGCCTGGGGGGCTTTCAGCTCTCGCAAGATTGACACGCGATTACCAACTCGCGAGCCACAGTCACAGGCCAAGCCAGTAGAGAAGCAACTGCCAAAGGCACCTGTAACGCCTGAGAGGCCCACCGGGGAGGCCGCTTGGGGGGAGATGAAGCGTGCCGCGCGAACGACAAGCGACAGCACTGAGGAGAAAGGAGGCGATTTCTGGGACGCACTCGAGACTAGAGTCAGCGGCTTCCGTGGCAAGCCCAGCACTGCCTCTAAATCTAGCAGCCAGCAGGCTTCGCCTGATGCAGTCCAGGATTTCTGGTCCCAGGATCTTCAAACGCCGCAGGAGCAGCAACCGAGGCGCAAGTCCCGTttcgaggtcgaggatgaggttgatgatcGACGaggcaagaagggcaagcgTCCTAAGAATGTGCGACAGCagcaggatgatgacgatgactgGGACGAGGATTCCATTCGCCGATGGGAGTTGAGGCAGCGAAAGAAGGCTGAAAAGGACGCCAAGAAGCGTctcgaggaagaagccaatAATGCGCCAGTGCCCATCTTCCTCCCCGAGTACATCAGCGTGGCCAACCTAGCCCAGGCACTCCAGATTCGAAATGCAGATTTTCTGCATGACCTCGAGACCATGGGCTTTGAGGAGCTCACCAACGACACCATCATGACTGGTGACACGGCAGCTCTCGTTGCGCAGGAGTATGGATTTGATCCCACCGTCGACACTGGTTCTCAGCGAGATCTACGGCCTCGGCCTGCGGCAGAGGACCCATCCTCGTTACCTAGTCGTCCTCCTGTGGTCACCATCATGGGCCACGTCGATCACGGAAAGACAACTCTCCTTGACTGGTTACGCAAGTCGTCAATTGCTGCTCAGGAACATGGTGGCATCACACAGCACATTGGTGCCTTTGTGGTTCAGATGTCCTCTGGAAAGCAAATCACATTCCTCGACACTCCAGGTCACGCAGCTTTCTTGTCCATGCGTCAACGAGGTGCCAATGTCACCGATATCGTTGTGTTGGTTGTAGCCGCTGACGATAGTGTCATGCCTCAGACGATCGAGGCCCTGAAGCACGCTACAGCTGCCAAGGTACCCATCATTGTCGCCATCAACAAGATCGACAAGGAGGACGCCCGGGTCGAACAGGTCAAGCTCGATCTCTCCCGCAATGGagtcgagcttgaggagTTTGGAGGCGATGTTCAGGTCGTCCCAGTCAGTGGCAAGACCGGTAAGGGTATGGAAGATCTTGAGGAGAACATTGTCACACTGTCCGAAATCCTCGACGTTCGCGCAGAGACCGACGGTATGGCTGAGGGTTGGATCCTCGAGTCCAGCGTCAAGCAGACTGGCAAGGTCGCTTCGGTGCTCGTCAAGCGAGGAACATTGCGTCTTGGTGACTACATTGTAGCCGGTAAGACGTGGGCCAAGGTTCGTGGCCTTCGCAACGAAGCTGGTGTTGAGATACCTGAGGCACCGCCCGGAACCCCTGTCCAGGTCCTCGGCTGGCGTGATCTTCCTGAGGCTGGTGAACAGGTCATTCAGGCTCCTGAtgagggcaaggccaagacggcgGTCGAATATCGCCAGGAGATGGccgagagagaggagagctCCCAGCAGCTCGCTGAGCAGGAGCATCGCCAGCGCGAGAAGGCCGCTGCGGAGGAGGCAGCCGCTGCAGCAGAGGCCGAGGGCATCGAGGCGGAACCTAGCGAGTCAGAGCCTGGCATCATATTCCAGAACTTCATCGTCAAGGCCGACGTGGCCGGCTCAGTGGAGGCGGTATGCGGCACCGTTCAGGAGCTGGGCAGCAACGAAGTCCAGTCCAAGATCCTACGATCCTCTGTCGGCCTCATCTCCGAGTACGACGTCGACCACGCGGCCGCGTCCAAGAGTATCATTATCAacttcaacaacaccatcctccCCCACATCCGCCACCGCGCAGACGAGGCGGGCGTGCGCATCATCGACCACAGCGTCATCTACCACGTGGTGGACGACGTCAAGGCCGCCCTCTCGGACCTCCTGCCCTACAAGATCTCGCACAAGGTCCTGGGCGAGGCCGACGTGCTGCAGCTGTttaccatcaacatcaagaagCGTGTGCAGAAGACCATTGCCGGCTGCAAGATTCGCAACGGATCCATCAAGCGTACCTCGATGGTCAAGGTGATCCGAGCCGGCGAGGTCGTTTATGAAG GCAAAATCGACACGCTCAAGCACGTCAAGAAGGACGTCATGGAAATGGGCAAGGGCACCGAGTGCGGTATCGGCTTCGAAGACTTCCAGGACCTCGAGATCGACGACCAGATCCAGACATACGAGGtcctcaaggagaagcgcACATTGTAA
- a CDS encoding PP28 domain-containing protein: MAGGPGTSSRGRGGKFRKPARGGGKKFSRDIRPVDADGNEISMWSVDAKRKDDDDDDDDDSEDDETTEDETTEEEDSDDDDDAPGPSAAPAQELSREDRKAEKKARKEAAIAKQRAKTVEVGDMPSSDDDDDDDSEEDSEDDDDMPANPNHSKKARNQTKAGVEEITEGVSNMAAPSRREREALEAAAAKERHMRLTAQGKTDEAKADLARLKAIREQRALDAARRQAEREEKEALEKAKKAEFEAKEARRKETAAKKGKKK, translated from the exons ATGGCTGGTGGTCCTGGAACGAGCTCTCGCGGTCGCGGAGGAAAGTTTCGAAAGCCCGCTCGAGGAG GTGGCAAGAAATTTTCGCGAGACATTCGTCCCGTTGACGCCGATGGCAACGAGATCAGCATGTGGAGCGTTGACGCCAAACgcaaggacgacgatgacgacgacgacgacgacagcgaagatgacgagaccACCGAAGACGAGACTACCGAAGAAGAGGAtagcgacgatgacgacgacgctcCTGGTCCTTCTGCGGCACCAGCCCAGGAACTATCACGCGAAGACCGCAAGGCTGAGAAAAAGGCCCGCAAAGAGGCAGCCATAGCCAAGCAGAGAGCTAAGACTGTCGAGGTTGGCGACATGCCTTcgagcgacgacgatgacgacgacgacagcgaAGAGGATAgtgaggacgatgacgatatGCCCGCCAACCCCAATCACTCTAAGAAGGCTCGCAACCAGACCAAGGCGGGTGTCGAAGAGATCACAGAGGGGGTCAGTAACATGGCTGCCCCGAGTCGACGTGAGCGCGAGGCTCTGGAGGCGGCTGCCGCAAAGGAGAGACATATGCGCCTGACAGCTCAGGGCAAGACagacgaggccaaggctgatcTGGCCCGTCTCAAGGCCATTCGCGAGCAGCGCGCTCTCGATGCTGCCCGAAGACAG GCTGAGcgtgaagagaaggaagcactggaaaaggccaagaaggccgagttcgaggccaaggaagctCGTCGGAAGGAAACGGCCgccaagaagggaaagaagaaatGA
- a CDS encoding Succinyl-CoA:3-ketoacid-coenzyme A transferase, with product MPSAAFRLRTLRAFARNASNPNAVLTRSFSATARRAEINKVFPSAKEALKDMKPNTTLLCGGFGLCGVPDSLINEVMNKPEITGLTAVSNNAGTDNSGLGQLLKTKQIRKMIASYIGENKTFETMYLTGDVELELTPQGTLAERCAAGGKGVPAFYTPAAFGTVVQTGDLPLRNNPDGSPAEYSYPKDVKVFKGKSYLLEHSIDGDYAFVKAYKADKLGNCQFRLAAHNFNGAMGRNAKMTIVEAEHIVEPGEIPPEAVHLPGIYVKRVIQSTEEKAIEKYTWAKDENDPAAAKALGTGDTAAKRERIVRRAAKEFKNGMYANLGIGMPMLAPGFVGPEVEVQLQSENGILGLGPYPKKGDEDADLINAGKETVTLKPGAAVFGSEESFGMIRSGRINLTILGAMQVSSTGDLANWMLPGKVKGFGGAMDLVSNPSETKVVVTMEHTDKKGNPKIVKQCAFPLTGRACVSRIITELGVFDVDFAHGLTLIEIADGVTVDEIKSKTEAPFTVAEDLKPML from the exons ATGCCTTCCGCCGCTTTCCGGTTAAGGACTCTCCGAGCTTTTGCTCGAAATGCTTCTAAT CCCAATGCTGTCCTCACGCGATCCTTCTCGGCCACCGCTCGCCGCGCCGAGATCAACAAGGTCTTCCCCTCCGCGAAGGAGGCCCTCAAGGACATGAAGCCCAACACGACACTCCTCTGCGGTGGCTTCGGTCTCTGCGGTGTGCCCGACTCGCTCATCAACGAGGTCATGAACAAGCCCGAGATCACTGGCCTCACAGCTGTGTCAAACAACGCCGGTACCGACAACTCGGGTCTCGGCCAGCTTCTGAAGACGAAGCAGATCCGCAAGATGATTGCCAGCTACATTGGCGAGAACAAGACTTTTGAGACCATGTACCTCACCGGCGAtgtcgagcttgagctgACCCCCCAGGGTACCCTCGCTGAGCGATGCGCCGCTGGTGGTAAGGGAGTGCCCGCCTTCTATACCCCCGCCGCTTTTGGAACCGTTGTCCAGACTGGCGATCTTCCCCTCCGAAACAATCCCGATGGCTCCCCCGCCGAGTACTCGTACCCCAAGGACGTCAAGGTCTTCAAGGGCAAGTCATACCTCCTCGAGCACAGCATTGACGGCGACTATGCCTTCGTCAAGGCTTACAAGGCCGACAAGCTCGGCAACTGCCAGTTCCGCCTCGCTGCGCACAACTTTAACGGTGCCATGGGCCGCAACGCCAAGATGACCattgtcgaggccgagcacATCGTTGAGCCCGGCGAGATCCCTCCCGAGGCCGTCCACCTGCCCGGTATCTACGTCAAGCGTGTCATCCAGAGCACCGAGGAGAAGGCTATTGAGAAGTACACCTGggccaaggacgagaacgACCCTGCGGCCGCAAAGGCCCTCGGCACCGGCGACACTGCGGCCAAGCGAGAGCGCATCGTGCGTCGCGCTGCCAAGGAGTTCAAGAACGGCATGTACGCCAACCTGGGTATCGGTATGCCCATGCTCGCTCCCGGCTTTGTCGGCCCCGAGGTCGAGGTGCAGCTCCAGTCCGAGAACGGTATCCTGGGCTTGGGTCCCTACCCCAAGAAGGGTGATGAGGACGCCGACCTGATCAACGCTGGCAAGGAGACTGTGACGCTCAAGCCTGGTGCGGCCGTGTTTGGCAGCGAGGAGAGCTTCGGCATGATCCGCAGCGGACGCATCAACCTCACCATCCTGGGTGCCATGCAGGTCAGCAGTACTGGTGATCTCGCCAACTGGATGCTTCcaggcaaggtcaagggcttCGGCGGTGCCATGGATCTCGTCAGCAACCCCAGCGAGACCAAGGTTGTGGTAACGATGGAGCACACAGACAAGAAGGGTAACCCCAAGATTGTCAAGCAGTGCGCATTCCCCTTGACTGGCCGGGCGTGCGTGTCGAGAATCATCACCGAGCTT GGTGTCTTTGATGTCGACTTTGCCCACGGCCTGACCCTTATCGAGATTGCCGATGGCGTCACcgtcgacgagatcaagagCAAGACGGAAGCTCCCTTCACCGTGGCCGAGGACCTCAAGCCCATGCTGTAG